The proteins below are encoded in one region of Apium graveolens cultivar Ventura chromosome 4, ASM990537v1, whole genome shotgun sequence:
- the LOC141721535 gene encoding protein IQ-DOMAIN 17-like, translating into MTQHSHDSSYSSSYRHEGTVFEQVKSMGKNNVSAGNSWLDVVKKAFRSPTKSPKSSKKREEHDQQDDDKKRGKQRWIFSKPCIYETTIQHCESANRAATCNHTCSSIAGSRTLAGRDMKSKDDDSKERRAIALAMVTTATAQAAVATAQAAVEVMRLAGPSKFARKYYNAAVVIQTAFRGYLARRALRALKGIVKIQALVRGHNVRKRAKMTLRCIQSLVRVQTRVRDQRRRLSYEGSKDPTCSVSNSLRDNHVAARKSLSRERSSTTNELDSHQHTLEEIKAILLKTKQAASENAFSTAFPRQKWRCGKDQYLCKEKEEENYSWSEYWDKMNRKSRSQSDPIRTVEIDTAQRYSYPVPSSRESQYNHCQYQEQRPISDSVCSSMHRTNRNQSSPFPSTPSPSKTKRLQVHSASPRCLKEERNRIMAQTPTLGSNFYKMLGHEYGGAASVPNYMAATASANARIRSESAPRQRPLTPERENLSHVKKRLSFPAPKADACGVMSDTESERSLRHPNSTRGVQFVAGRRSSTLLQRQPW; encoded by the exons ATGACACAGCATTCTCATGACAGCTCCTATTCCTCCTCATATAGACATGAAGGCACAGTCTTTGAG CAGGTGAAATCGATGGGGAAGAACAATGTATCCGCGGGAAATTCATGGTTAGATGTAGTTAAAAAAGCTTTCAGGTCTCCTACAAAGTCCCCCAAGTCAAGCAAAAAGAGAGAAGAACATGACCAACAAGATGATGACAAG AAGAGGGGAAAGCAGAGGTGGATTTTTAGCAAACCATGTATTTATGAAACTACTATTCAGCACTGTGAATCAGCAAATAGGGCTGCCACTTGTAATCATACTTGTTCTAGTATTGCTGGTTCACGAACCTTGGCTGGGCGTGATATGAAGTCAAAAGATGATGATTCGAAAGAAAGGCGTGCTATTGCATTGGCTATGGTAACCACAGCAACTGCTCAAGCAGCTGTTGCTACTGCCCAAGCAGCTGTGGAAGTCATGAGGCTTGCAGGTCCCTCTAAATTTGCAAGAAAATATTACAATGCAGCTGTAGTTATTCAAACTGCATTCAGAGGCTATCTG GCAAGGAGAGCTCTTCGGGCACTTAAAGGAATTGTAAAGATACAGGCTTTAGTTAGAGGGCACAATGTCAGGAAACGAGCAAAGATGACTCTTCGGTGCATTCAGTCTCTTGTCCGAGTTCAAACTAGAGTCCGTGATCAACGTAGAAGGCTCTCTTACGAAGGCAGCAAGGATCCAACATGCAGTGTTTCCAACAGCTTGAGGGATAATCATGTTGCGGCCAGAAAATCACTA TCTAGAGAAAGAAGTAGCACCACAAATGAGTTGGATAGTCATCAACATACATTGGAGGAGATCAAAGCCATTTTGCTTAAAACTAAGCAAGCAGCTTCAGAAAATGCATTCTCAACAGCTTTTCCTCGTCAG AAGTGGAGATGTGGTAAGGACCAATATTTATGCAaggaaaaggaagaagaaaattATAGTTGGTCTGAATATTGGGACAAGATGAACAGGAAATCCCGGAGTCAAAGTGATCCTATAAGAACTGTTGAAATTGACACTGCTCAACGTTATTCATACCCGGTCCCAAGTTCACGGGAATCACAGTATAACCATTGCCAATACCAGGAGCAAAGACCTATTTCAGATTCTGTTTGTTCTTCAATGCACAGAACAAACAGGAATCAATCAAGTCCCTTCCCTTCGACACCCTCTCCATCCAAAACAAAACGTCTCCAAGTTCATTCAGCTAGTCCTCGCTGCCTGAAAGAAGAGAGGAACCGTATAATGGCTCAAACACCAACATTAGGCTCAAACTTCTACAAAATGTTAGGACATGAATATGGTGGAGCAGCTTCAGTGCCAAATTACATGGCCGCCACTGCATCAGCCAATGCTCGAATTAGATCTGAAAGTGCACCAAGGCAGAGGCCTTTAACACCCGAGAGAGAAAATTTGAGTCATGTGAAGAAACGACTATCATTTCCAGCTCCTAAAGCCGATGCTTGTGGTGTCATGAGTGACACAGAATCAGAAAGAAGTTTAAGGCATCCAAATTCTACACGTGGCGTGCAGTTTGTAgctggaagaagatcaagcacATTGTTGCAAAGACAACCTTGGTGA
- the LOC141720021 gene encoding epi-neemfruitin B 7-O-acetyltransferse L7AT-like has translation MEKMVVQIGTKENILPAAPTPNSLRIFKLSVLDQTQVKLYVPLMLFYLNQNTSNLNSLIQDRSKLLKLSLSESLTRFYHFAGKVRDDFHIDCNDEGVHYIETRLWWNCTSPINFSKIKIVSQRFIFNGLSLVALKDQSKVLSSESEPSRFEVVAALLWKCVAKSASKLYESSLGRPFNMGVIINLQGKNCVPRNSVGNLIWPALAQCKLSPELEHKTLVNQIKKCKAEINDDFVEAIKGVVVIIKATESLLLVLK, from the exons ATGGAGAAAATGGTTGTTCAAATTGGTACGAAGGAGAACATCTTACCAGCTGCTCCAACACCTAACTCCTTGAGGATATTTAAGCTTTCGGTTCTTGATCAAACTCAAGTTAAGCTTTATGTTCCATTGATGTTGTTTTATCTTAACCAAAACACTAGCAATCTCAATTCTCTCATTCAAGATAGGTCTAAACTTTTAAAACTATCATTGTCAGAAAGCTTGACTCGATTTTACCATTTTGCTGGAAAGGTTCGAGATGATTTTCACATTGATTGTAATGATGAAGGAGTTCACTATATCGAGACACGA CTGTGGTGGAATTGCACTAGTCCTATTAACTTCAGCAAAATCAAGATTGTATCCCAGAGGTTCATCTTTAATGGTTTAAGCTTAGTAGCCCTAAAGgatcaaagtaaggttctatcATCAGAAAGTGAACCATCTCGATTTGAAGTTGTAGCAGCCTTGTTATGGAAATGTGTTGCTAAAAGTGCTTCCAAATTATATGAAAGCTCTCTGGGAAGGCCTTTTAATATGGGGGTAATCATAAATCTTCAAGGAAAGAACTGTGTGCCAAGAAACTCTGTAGGAAATCTTATTTGGCCTGCTTTAGCACAATGCAAACTTTCCCCTGAACTAGAACATAAGACATTGGTCAACCAAATAAAGAAGTGCAAGGCAGAAATCAACGACGACTTTGTTGAGGCTATAAAGGGAGTTGTTGTAATAATTAAGGCTACTGAATCTTTACTGCTGGTTTTGAAATAA
- the LOC141720022 gene encoding CENP-B homolog protein 2-like, with amino-acid sequence MTDEARKALCEYKRENSSCTQKDLQLWLENKFHLKVSQGTISNTLKRSADYLAANYLEKRKDIKRHKPAKYPDMEKVLYDWFLQYQDRVNMTGELILEKAKETMKILYPQQDQEHTFSQGWLEKFKLRHGIKSFRRFGESGSVDVYDMEKKLESIREKINQFPMKDVFNMDETGLFYRLQADHSFATKQLEGRKQDKERLTVVIYCNEDGSEKIPLWIIGKYAKPRCFKNVNMGSLNCHYRANKRAWMTSVLFDEYIRWFDSQMQGRRILFVVDNCPAHPKNIEGLQNVELYFLPPNMTSKIQPCDAGIIRAFKMHYRKRFYRGLLEGYELGQSDPGKINVLDAINYAVATWTTNVKQESIARCFQHCKIRSIDEVSSNLNEHTTPEEYIHELEVMIKDLGYRNKMDVNNFLDYPGENESCSEVQSIEEIANTILENSVEDDLEDDTTPLEPVTRKEALKASKMLNNFLMQHESTTPELLNAIRKIRDELHIRIPNMPIRVPGHF; translated from the exons ATGACGGATGAAGCAAGAAAAGCATTATGTGAATATAAAAGAGAAAATTCATCATGCACTCAAAAAGATCTCCAGTTGTGGCTCGAGAATAAGTTTCATCTAAAAGTTAGTCAAGGTACAATATCAAATACACTGAAAAGGTCAGCAGACTATCTTGCAGCTAATTACTTGGAGAAAAGAAAAGATATTAAGCGACATAAACCAGCAAAATATCCAGATATGGAGAAGGTTCTCTATGATTGGTTTCTCCAGTACCAAGATCGTGTTAATATGACAGGAGAGCTAATTTTAGAGAAGGCAAAAGAGACCATGAAAATTTTATACCCTCAACAAGATCAGGAACACACTTTTTCTCAAGGTTGGCTTGAGAAATTCAAGTTAAGACATGGTATTAAGTCATTTCGTCGCTTTGGAGAAAGTGGTTCTGTTGATGTATATGACATGGAGAAGAAACTGGAGTCCATAAGGGAAAAAATAAACCAGTTCCCTATGAAAGATGTTTTTAACATGGACGAAACTGGTTTGTTTTACAGGTTACAAGCTGATCACTCTTTTGCTACGAAACAACTTGAAGGAAGAAAACAAGACAAAGAAAGGCTCACGGTTGTTATATATTGCAATGAAGATGGCTCTGAAAAAATTCCTTTATGGATTATTGGAAAGTATGCAAAGCCACGGTGCTTCAAGAATGTTAACATGGGCAGCTTGAATTGTCATTATCGTGCAAACAAAAGAGCTTGGATGACTAGTGTACTTTTTGATGAATACATTCGTTGGTTTGATAGCCAAATGCAAGGCAGAAGAATTTTGTTTGTGGTAGATAACTGTCCAGCACATCcaaaaaatattgaaggactacaaAATGTTGAGTTGTACTTCTTGCCACCTAACATGACATCAAAAATCCAACCTTGTGATGCAGGAATTATAAGAGCTTTCAAGATGCACTATCGCAAGAGATTTTATCGTGGGTTATTAGAAGGTTATGAGTTGGGACAATCTGATCCAGGAAAGATTAATGTTTTGGATGCTATCAATTATGCAGTCGCGACGTGGACGACAAATGTAAAACAAGAGTCAATAGCAAGGTGCTTTCAACATTGCAAAATTCGTTCCATAGATGAAGTTTCGAGCAATTTAAATGAACATACAACTCCGGAAGAATACATTCATGAACTTGAGGTGATGATTAAGGATCTAGGTTATCGTAATAAAATGGATGTTAATAACTTCTTAGATTATCCGggtgaaaatgaatcatgttccGAGGTCCAGAGTATAGAAGAGATTGCAAACACCATCCTTGAAAATAGTGTTGAAGATGATCTTGAAGACGATACAACACCGTTGGAGCCAGTTACACGTAAAGAAGCACTCAAGGCATCAAAAATGCTTAATAACTTTTTGATGCAACATGAAAGCACCACACCCGAGCTTTTGAATGCAATAAGGAAGATTAGGGATGAGCTtcat ATACGCATCCCAAACATGCCCATTCGGGTTCCGGGACATTTTTAG
- the LOC141717293 gene encoding epi-neemfruitin B 7-O-acetyltransferse L7AT-like → MAEARNVQPDLYYNSRGMEKMAVRIVSKENIVPNDPTPQSLKIFKLSVLDQTVVKLYVPLMLFYLNNNSSNLDSVIQDMSKLLKKSLSESLTRYYPLAGKVRDDFHIDCNDEGVYYIETRVNCRLSDFLSQSPGDEMVNRLVPEEARESPMGNYPLIIQVNIFSCGGIAICTCISHKFLDGTTYMLFMKDWTSAARGSSSEIVDPSFIVPSLFPQIPSLSFKSPMSFSKIKFASQRFVFDGPKLAALKAKTNMLLSGSKSSRFEVVSALLWKCVAKAACKSNDSALRKPFNLGVFINLRGKNCVPENAAGNLIWFGLAQCKLSPELEHKTLVEQIKKCKAEISDDFVEAIKGDAGTPTLVKIAEMMTSGEISFSLSITSMCNMGQYELDFGWGKPVWFYYCNLKTVNFISLCDTGAGGGIQAIVSLSKQEMAILETDPELLAFASVNPAPL, encoded by the exons ATGGCAGAAGCAAG GAACGTTCAACCGGATCTATATTATAACAGCCGTGGCATGGAGAAAATGGCTGTAAGAATTGTTTCGAAGGAGAACATTGTACCAAATGACCCGACACCTCAATCTTTGAAAATATTTAAGCTTTCTGTTCTTGATCAAACTGTAGTTAAGCTTTATGTTCCACTGATGTTGTTTTATCTTAACAACAACAGTAGCAATCTCGACTCTGTCATTCAAGATATGTCAAAACTTCTGAAGAAATCTTTGTCAGAAAGCTTAACTCGATATTACCCTTTAGCTGGAAAGGTTCGAGATGATTTCCACATCGATTGTAATGATGAGGGAGTTTACTACATTGAAACTCGAGTAAATTGTCGTCTCTCTGATTTCCTCAGTCAATCTCCAGGAGATGAAATGGTTAACAGATTAGTTCCAGAGGAAGCCAGAGAATCACCTATGGGAAATTATCCTCTTATAATTCAAGTGAACATCTTCAGTTGCGGTGGAATTGCAATATGTACTTGCATTTCCCACAAATTCTTGGATGGTACtacttatatgttgtttatgaAAGATTGGACCTCTGCAGCAAGAGGATCTTCTTCAGAAATTGTAGATCCTAGTTTCATTGTTCCATCACTCTTTCCTCAAATTCCTTCTTTATCGTTTAAAAGTCCGATGAGCTTCAGTAAAATCAAGTTTGCTTCCCAAAGGTTCGTCTTTGATGGTCCAAAGTTAGCAGCCCTAAAGGCCAAAACTAATATGTTATTATCAGGAAGTAAATCATCTCGGTTTGAAGTTGTATCAGCTTTGTTATGGAAATGTGTTGCTAAAGCTGCTTGCAAATCAAACGACAGTGCTCTCAGAAAACCTTTTAATTTAGGGGTATTTATTAATCTTCGAGGAAAGAACTGTGTTCCAGAAAACGCTGCAGGGAATCTTATTTGGTTTGGTTTAGCACAATGCAAGCTTTCCCCTGAACTAGAACACAAGACATTGGTGGAACAAATAAAGAAATGCAAGGCGGAAATCAGTGATGACTTTGTTGAGGCTATAAAGGGCGACGCTGGAACTCCAACTCTTGTCAAAATTGCAGAAATGATGACCTCTGGGGAAATATCTTTCTCTCTTTCGATCACAAGCATGTGTAATATGGGTCAATATGAACTTGATTTCGGATGGGGAAAACCTGTCTGGTTTTACTATTGCAATTTAAAAACAGTGAATTTCATCTCCTTGTGTGATACAGGAGCAGGTGGTGGAATTCAAGCAATAGTTTCCTTGAGCAAACAAGAAATGGCGATTCTAGAAACTGATCCAGAGCTGCTTGCTTTCGCTTCTGTAAACCCTGCTCCTCTTTGA
- the LOC141721536 gene encoding growth-regulating factor 7-like, which produces MTTTALGYPGYTGAEAATFTRAQWKELERQAMIYKYIVASVPVPPHLLSSDTTSFSSSIYNLNYGNNKDAEPWRCRRTDGKKWRCSRDVAPHQKYCDRHMHRGKPRSRKPVEQQQQQQQQQLSPATNKKTRHHLPQNNAVRSKAPPAPEELTIDNNQPSNLLKNVAITEDFSLSLYTQHPQRDLNWMMESKMMRMETSEQQWHPLMSEGSVYHTSTTNPSIFQHNGYGREDQELNLLSNPEIANSSNEYNMFLNPYYTPRDFIDVWPNDSNPENDNKYESSGAANGNLSPSSLDISMSVAACDSFDNKMGENGDTYQRCRGLSWLSPVSCTGSASGGPLAEVLRPVNVADGNVISPLATSVSSPPGVLQRTMLSLSDSSACNKPTRVATSTAALEIVGFQWLN; this is translated from the exons ATGACCACAACAGCATTGGGATATCCTGGCTATACAGGAGCAGAAGCTGCTACTTTTACAAGAGCACAATGGAAAGAGCTTGAGAGACAAGCAATGATCTATAAGTACATTGTTGCTTCTGTTCCTGTCCCTCCTCATCTTCTCTCCTCAGACACCACTTCTT TTTCTTCTTCAATATACAACTTGAATTATGGCAACAACAAAGATGCAGAGCCATGGAGGTGCAGAAGAACTGATGGGAAAAAATGGAGGTGTTCTCGAGATGTTGCGCCTCATCAAAAATATTGTGACCGTCACATGCATAGAGGCAAGCCTCGTTCAAGAAAGCCTGtggaacaacaacaacaacaacaacaacagcaactcTCGCCCGCCACTAACAAGAAAACTCGGCACCACCTTCCCCAAAACAATGCTGTAAGATCGAAAGCACCACCAGCTCCCGAAGAGTTAACAATTGACAACAACCAACCCTCGAATCTACTGAAAAATGTCGCAATAACTGAAGATTTCTCTCTCTCCCTGTACACACAACATCCCCAAAG GGATTTGAACTGGATGATGGAaagcaagatgatgagaatggAGACATCTGAGCAACAATGGCATCCGTTGATGAGTGAAGGCTCAGTTTATCACACTAGTACCACTAACCCTTCTATTTTCCAGCATAACGGATATGGGAGAGAAGACCAAGAACTGAATTTACTTTCCAATCCGGAGATTGCAAACTCTAGTAATGAGTACAATATGTTTCTGAATCCATATTATACTCCTCGGGATTTCATTGATGTGTGGCCTAATGACAGTAATCCCGAAAATGACAACAAATATGAGTCCTCAGGTGCAGCCAATGGGAATCTTTCACCTTCCTCCCTGGATATTTCGATGAGCGTAGCTGCATGTGATTCTTTTGATAACAAAATGGGAGAAAATGGAGATACATATCAAAGATGTCGCGGTTTGAGCTGGCTAAGTCCAGTTTCTTGCACGGGTTCTGCATCTGGAGGTCCATTAGCTGAGGTTCTAAGGCCTGTCAATGTTGCTGATGGAAATGTTATTAGTCCTCTTGCAACCTCTGTTTCGTCTCCACCGGGTGTCTTGCAGAGAACAATGTTATCATTGTCTGATAGTAGTGCTTGCAATAAGCCAACAAGAGTTGCTACTTCAACTGCAGCACTGGAGATTGTTGGATTTCAGTGGCTAAATTGA